Proteins from one Mercurialis annua linkage group LG7, ddMerAnnu1.2, whole genome shotgun sequence genomic window:
- the LOC130014846 gene encoding uncharacterized protein LOC130014846, translating to MPIAFAIVKSETAASWRYFMRMLKRYVLGERKVCIISDRGSGIMSAMEGPEWAGDTHKWCIRHLVSNFHNAFKKKYLKKLAEKAGRAYQEHKRDRYMSLIEADSPEGYAYLDRLDVRKWSMSGDTSGMRHGVMTTNYAESVNAMLKNIRGLPITAMLEAIFNKVNSVFIKHVNDYKMWLASGFVWTPVCAHRIETWENKSKTHTASQFNVAHKVFNVLTQCDNVRQKGGNTQQVRLLDGTCTCGKFQQWKIPCSHAIAACNQYGENYRDYISWYYKCEDLTRDFCLALAVRLEGALFCRSLGWTTVFGR from the exons ATGCCGATAGCCTTTGCCATTGTGAAGTCGGAAACTGCCGCATCCTGGAGGTATTTCATGAGGATGTTGAAGAGGTATGTTTTGGGTGAGCGAAAGGTGTGTATCATATCTGATCGCGGCTCCGGTATTATGAGTGCCATGGAGGGGCCTGAGTGGGCGGGTGATACCCACAAGTGGTGTATTAGACACCTAGTGAGCAACTTCCACAACGCCTTCAAGaaaaaatatctcaaaaaacTTGCTGAAAAAGCTG GACGCGCATACCAAGAGCATAAAAGAGATCGGTACATGTCATTGATAGAGGCGGATTCACCTGAGGGTTATGCATATCTTGACCGCCTTGATGTTAGAAAATGGAGCATGAGTGGCGACACGTCTGGAATGCGGCATGGTGTGATGACAACAAACTACGCTGAGTCGGTCAACGCGATGTTAAAGAATATTCGGGGGCTCCCTATCACAGCCATGTTGGAAGCAATATTTAACAAGGTCAACTCCGTATTCATTAAGCATGTGAACGACTACAAAATGTGGTTGGCATCCGGTTTCGTGTGGACTCCAGTCTGTGCACACAGAATTGAGACTTGGGAAAATAAGTCAAAGACTCATACGGCTTCACAGTTCAACGTGGCACATAAGGTATTCAATGTCTTGACCCAGTGCGACAATGTAAGACAAAAGGGTGGCAATACACAGCAAGTTCGTCTACTGGACGGGACATGCACCTGTGGAAAATTTCAACAGTGGAAAATTCCGTGCTCCCATGCGATAGCTGCCTGCAACCAATACGGAGAGAACTACCGTGACTACATTTCATGGTATTACAAATGCGA gGATCTGACGAGGGATTTCTGTCTCGCACTAGCTGTACGACTAGAAGGAGCGCTGTTTTGTCGTTCGCTAGGTTGGACCACCGTATTCGGTCGATGA